In Cervus elaphus chromosome 24, mCerEla1.1, whole genome shotgun sequence, a single genomic region encodes these proteins:
- the XCR1 gene encoding chemokine XC receptor 1, whose protein sequence is MEPSDIPESTTSYEYDPQSFLCEKRTFVFATVSTTVLYCLVFFLSMAGNSLVLWVLVKYESLESLTNVFILNLCLSDLVFSCLLPVWISGYHWGWVLGDVLCKLLNMVFSISLYSSISFLTIMTIHRYLSVVSPISSLRVHTLQRRVLVTAAIWAASILSSVPDAISHKVFPSGCDYAELEWFLASVYQHNVIFLLSVGVILFCYVEILRTLFRSRSKRRHRTVRLIFTIVAAYFLSWAPYNLILFLQTLLKLGVIQSCEVSQQLDYALLICRNIAFSHCCFNPVLYVFVGVKFRRHLKSLLRRFWLCRQQAPSLPPSPHPPGAFTYEGISFY, encoded by the coding sequence ATGGAGCCCTCAGACATCCCAGAGTCCACCACCTCGTATGAGTATGACCCTCAGAGCTTTCTGTGTGAGAAGAGGACCTTCGTCTTCGCCACGGTCAGCACCACCGTCCTCTACTGCCTGGTGTTCTTTCTCAGCATGGCGGGCAACAGCCTGGTGCTGTGGGTCTTGGTGAAGTATGAGAGCCTGGAGTCCCTCACCAACGTCTTCATCCTCAACCTGTGCCTCTCAGACCTGGTGTTCTCCTGCTTGCTGCCCGTGTGGATCTCGGGGTACCACTGGGGCTGGGTGCTGGGAGATGTCCTGTGCAAGCTCCTCAACATGGTCTTCTCCATCAGCCTCTACAGCAGCATCTCCTTCCTGACCATCATGACCATCCATCGCTACCTGTCGGTGGTGAGTCCCATCTCGTCCCTGCGCGTCCACACCCTCCAGCGCCGTGTGCTGGTGACCGCCGCCATCTGGGCGGCCAGCATCCTGTCCTCCGTCCCCGACGCCATCTCCCACAAGGTGTTCCCTTCGGGCTGTGACTATGCCGAACTCGAGTGGTTCCTCGCCTCCGTCTACCAGCACAATGTCATCTTCCTGCTGTCCGTGGGGGTCATCCTGTTCTGCTACGTGGAGATCCTCAGGACCCTGTTCCGCTCGCGGTCCAAGCGGCGCCACCGGACCGTGAGGCTCATCTTCACCATCGTGGCGGCGTACTTCCTCAGCTGGGCTCCCTACAACCTGATCCTGTTCCTGCAGACACTGTTGAAACTGGGGGTCATTCAGAGCTGCGAGGTCAGCCAGCAGCTGGATTACGCCCTGCTCATCTGCCGCaacattgccttctcccactgctgCTTCAACCCAGTGCTCTACGTCTTCGTCGGGGTCAAGTTCCGCAGGCACCTCAAAAGTCTGCTCCGGCGCTTCTGGCTCTGCCGGCAGCAGGCGCCCAGCCTTCCTCCGTCACCTCACCCCCCAGGTGCCTTCACCTACGAGGGCATCTCCTTCTATTGA